The sequence below is a genomic window from Nostoc flagelliforme CCNUN1.
TGCGCGTGATGCAGAGTCTACCGCTAACTTGCTTGATTACTTGGTAGAAGAAATGGAATTGCGTTACCAAGAATTTGAGCGCCACAACAGTATTGAAACGATCGCACAGTACAACCTGCGGTTTGCACCTGATTTTGTCATGCCGCGAGTGATTTGTCTGATTGACGAGTGTTTTGATCTACTTTCCGATGATAACTATAGTAAGGACATAGGTAAATCTAAAGCTGCTGCTGTTACTAAAACTAAACAGCATAAAACTGATTTTGAGGGCAGTTTTAACTTTAAGGTACAGCTTGACGAGGAAGCAAGAAACTCAATTTTGAATTTGCATCAAAAAGGCTATCAACTTGATGAAATTGTCAAAGCGGTATTCAATTTATCCCGTCAAGATGGTAGATCGTACAAGAAATTTAGAAATGTTGTTGAGGAATTTTTAAATAGCTTGAAAGGGGGTGAGGAAGATGATATTTGAATTAACGATGCCTTTACCTCCTAGTATGAACGAAATTATCAACCAAGCACGGTCGAGTTGGCAAGCTAGTGCTGAACTTAAGAAGTACTGGACAAACTTAATTGGTGAATTTGTTAGAGAATGTGATTTTTATTTGGATAGTAAAGTTTGGATTGAGTTCCATTGGTATCTCAAAAATTTTGCACGAGATAGTGATAATGTAGCTGCGGCCGCTAAATTTATCATGGATGGGCTAGTTACAGGACGAGCAATTCGTAACGATAACCTGACAGTTATCCAATCACCTGTAGTTCATTATTATCATCGCAGTAGTGGTGATGATGGTGTGCTGTTGAGACTTTCACAATCACCTGATTTCCTGTTAGATAATTTTATTGTGT
It includes:
- a CDS encoding FtsK/SpoIIIE domain-containing protein; translation: MRQYPPSVVRLALSDVKRVTFGKFDGLPHLVAPVARDAESTANLLDYLVEEMELRYQEFERHNSIETIAQYNLRFAPDFVMPRVICLIDECFDLLSDDNYSKDIGKSKAAAVTKTKQHKTDFEGSFNFKVQLDEEARNSILNLHQKGYQLDEIVKAVFNLSRQDGRSYKKFRNVVEEFLNSLKGGEEDDI
- a CDS encoding RusA family crossover junction endodeoxyribonuclease, with the translated sequence MIFELTMPLPPSMNEIINQARSSWQASAELKKYWTNLIGEFVRECDFYLDSKVWIEFHWYLKNFARDSDNVAAAAKFIMDGLVTGRAIRNDNLTVIQSPVVHYYHRSSGDDGVLLRLSQSPDFLLDNFIVSNQFSRNSLEKHSQKITYLVSI